Proteins encoded within one genomic window of Ovis aries strain OAR_USU_Benz2616 breed Rambouillet chromosome 1, ARS-UI_Ramb_v3.0, whole genome shotgun sequence:
- the LOC114110816 gene encoding LOW QUALITY PROTEIN: cytochrome c oxidase subunit 6C (The sequence of the model RefSeq protein was modified relative to this genomic sequence to represent the inferred CDS: deleted 1 base in 1 codon), which translates to LNFRLLERSLYSGGAAFYKFAVAEARKQAYADYYRNYDSMNDFEEMRKAGIFQSAK; encoded by the exons CTAAACTTCAGATTGTTGGAGCGTTCACTATATTCCGGGGGTGCAGCTTTCTATAAGTTTGCTGTGGCTGAAGCAAGAAAGCAAGCATATGCAGACTACTACAGAAATTATGATTCCATGAACGAT TTTGAGGAGATGAGGAAGGCTGGTATCTTTCAGAGTGCAAAGTGA
- the CFAP126 gene encoding protein Flattop, giving the protein MATNYSANQYEKPFSPKYLQNWSLAKPTKERISSHEGYTQIIANDRGHLLPSVPRSKASPWGSFMGTWQMPLKVPPARATLTSRTAAGAASLTKWIQKNPDLLKASNGLRPEIFGKPHDPDSQKQLRKSITKTVQQAPSPTIIPNSPASNLNSPDQLQSSHPSAGHTPGPQSPLYSPKCPPGSPCLPHAGRNLAEVQKCKPATP; this is encoded by the exons ATGGCCACTAACTACAGTGCCAACCAG TACGAAAAACCTTTCTCACCCAAGTATCTGCAGAACTGGTCTCTTGCAAAGCCAACAAAAGAG AGGATTTCGTCCCATGAAGGCTACACTCAGATTATTGCCAATGATCGTGGTCATCTGTTGCCTTCAGTGCCCCGTTCCAAG GCAAGTCCTTGGGGCTCCTTCATGGGCACCTGGCAAATGCCTCTGAAGGTACCCCCTGCTCGGGCAACCCTGACCTCCCGTACAGCTGCTGGTGCTGCCTCCCTCACCAAATGGATACAGAAAAATCCTGATTTACTTAAGGCCTCCAATGGGTTGCGTCCTGAAATCTTCGGCAAG CCCCATGATCCAGACAGTCAGAAGCAGCTCAGGAAGTCTATCACAAAGACTGTACAACAAGCACCAAGTCCCACcataatcccaaactccccagcCTCAAATCTCAATTCCCCAGATCAACTCCAAAGCTCACATCCCTCTGCAGGTCACACTCCAGGTCCCCAAAGCCCACTCTACTCTCCAAAGTGCCCACCTGGCAGCCCGTGTTTGCCCCACGCAGGCCGTAATCTAGCTGAGGTCCAGAAATGCAAACCTGCAACTCCGTAA